A region from the Polaribacter sp. Hel1_33_78 genome encodes:
- a CDS encoding arsenosugar biosynthesis-associated peroxidase-like protein yields MSKNYYDAADLRKFGKITEWSEELGNKFFDYYGKVFEEGALTAREKSLIALAVAHTEQCPYCIDAYTKDGLQRGITKEQMMEAIHVGAAIKSGATLVHGVQMMNKVNKLEM; encoded by the coding sequence ATGTCTAAAAACTATTATGATGCTGCTGATTTAAGAAAATTCGGCAAAATTACAGAATGGAGCGAAGAGCTTGGAAACAAGTTTTTTGATTATTATGGAAAAGTATTTGAGGAAGGCGCTTTAACGGCCCGCGAAAAATCTTTAATTGCATTGGCTGTTGCGCATACAGAACAGTGTCCTTATTGCATAGACGCCTACACAAAAGATGGTTTACAGCGTGGAATTACAAAAGAGCAAATGATGGAGGCAATTCATGTTGGTGCTGCAATAAAAAGTGGCGCTACTTTAGTTCATGGAGTTCAAATGATGAATAAAGTTAATAAATTAGAAATGTAA
- a CDS encoding queuosine precursor transporter — translation MKIKDKQLADSIYLILAALFIASLVASNLIFQKFFYWEPFGLYRFEISVGILPYPITFLITDILSEIYGKKKANQVVIAGIFASFFSMLIILIADFAPAIDNSPINDIIFHQVFGLSPLAVFASMIAYLCAQFIDIRIFHFWKKLTHGKHLWLRNNFSTFASQFIDTFTVLFLLCSFKILPWTIFASLLISGFLFKVIIAALDTPILYGFVFLFRKKFNLKIGEEILE, via the coding sequence TTATTTATTGCTTCTTTAGTGGCCTCTAATTTAATTTTTCAAAAATTCTTTTATTGGGAACCTTTTGGTTTATATCGTTTTGAAATTTCAGTAGGTATTTTGCCGTATCCAATTACGTTTCTAATCACAGATATTTTATCAGAGATCTACGGAAAGAAGAAAGCAAATCAAGTTGTTATTGCCGGTATTTTCGCATCTTTCTTTTCAATGCTAATCATTTTAATTGCAGATTTTGCTCCAGCAATAGACAATTCTCCAATTAACGATATTATTTTTCATCAAGTTTTTGGATTATCGCCTTTGGCTGTTTTTGCTTCGATGATAGCATATTTATGTGCGCAATTTATAGATATTAGAATTTTCCATTTTTGGAAAAAACTAACGCATGGTAAACATTTATGGTTGCGTAATAATTTTTCTACTTTTGCGTCGCAATTTATTGACACTTTTACAGTTCTTTTTTTATTATGCTCTTTTAAAATTTTGCCTTGGACCATTTTTGCAAGTTTACTAATAAGTGGCTTCCTTTTTAAAGTAATTATAGCAGCTTTGGATACTCCTATTTTATATGGATTTGTATTTCTTTTTAGAAAAAAATTCAACTTAAAAATTGGAGAGGAAATTTTGGAGTAA
- a CDS encoding DUF547 domain-containing protein → MKKIGLLFVTILFVAQVNAQTSIFNDLLHKHVTEEGIVDYKSFKKDALKLDNYISYLERTSPEKSWSQDQQKAFWINAYNAYTIKLILESHPLKSIMDIKREGQTAWKIPFAKIGGKTYTLDHIEHEILRKTLFDARIHVGVNCASGSCPKLSNIAFTEDNIDAELERLMKDFVNDSSRNKISNKKIQISSIFDWFQDDFTKKGSLISYLSTYSETKISPKAKISYLKYDWTLNGK, encoded by the coding sequence ATGAAAAAAATAGGCTTATTATTTGTTACCATTTTATTTGTAGCACAAGTAAATGCACAAACATCAATTTTTAACGATTTACTGCATAAACATGTGACCGAAGAGGGAATTGTAGATTATAAATCTTTTAAGAAAGACGCCCTTAAGTTAGATAATTACATCTCTTATTTAGAGAGAACATCTCCAGAAAAATCATGGTCACAAGATCAACAAAAAGCTTTTTGGATTAATGCGTATAATGCATATACAATCAAACTCATTTTAGAAAGCCATCCTCTAAAAAGTATCATGGACATTAAACGAGAAGGACAAACTGCTTGGAAAATTCCTTTTGCTAAAATTGGTGGTAAAACATATACGCTAGACCATATTGAACACGAAATCCTACGTAAAACCTTATTTGATGCTAGAATTCATGTGGGAGTAAACTGTGCCTCAGGTTCTTGTCCTAAATTATCAAATATCGCTTTTACAGAGGATAACATTGATGCAGAATTAGAACGTTTAATGAAAGATTTTGTGAATGATTCTTCAAGAAATAAAATTTCTAACAAGAAAATTCAGATTTCTTCTATCTTTGATTGGTTTCAAGACGATTTTACAAAAAAAGGTTCCTTAATAAGTTATTTAAGTACGTATTCAGAAACAAAAATTAGTCCTAAAGCAAAAATTAGTTATTTAAAATATGACTGGACTTTAAACGGTAAATAA
- the arsS gene encoding arsenosugar biosynthesis radical SAM (seleno)protein ArsS (Some members of this family are selenoproteins.), with protein MATKSLKARNNDIANTSRQMEILSEGIFANGELPTFASKIKETNQFPLRPKKLEVLQINLGYMCNQVCEHCHVDAGPDRKEIMTLDTMHQCLEVIKKTEAHTLDLTGGAPEMNPNFRWFVEEASKAGIKDFIVRSNLTIIRANKKYYDLPEFFKKHNVHIVSSMPHWTRGKTDKQRGNGVFDKSIKALQELNAIGYGIEGSDLKLDLVYNPSGAFLPGDQMALENDFKKALKADFNIAFHSLFAITNLPISRFLDYLIASENYEDYMYNLVEAYNPSAVENVMCTNTLSVSWDGNLYDCDFNQMLNLKVASAIKHISDYNEKILQDRNIIVNQHCYGCTAGAGSSCQGVVA; from the coding sequence ATGGCTACAAAATCATTAAAAGCAAGAAATAACGACATTGCAAATACTTCTCGTCAAATGGAAATTCTTTCAGAAGGAATTTTTGCAAATGGAGAGTTACCCACTTTTGCTTCTAAAATTAAAGAAACAAATCAGTTTCCTTTGCGTCCTAAAAAATTAGAAGTTTTACAAATAAACTTAGGGTATATGTGCAACCAAGTTTGTGAACATTGCCATGTAGATGCGGGTCCTGATCGTAAAGAAATTATGACACTTGACACAATGCATCAATGTTTAGAAGTAATCAAAAAAACAGAAGCACATACTTTAGATTTAACAGGTGGAGCACCAGAAATGAATCCTAATTTTAGATGGTTCGTAGAAGAAGCATCCAAAGCAGGAATTAAAGATTTTATTGTTCGCTCTAACCTAACAATTATAAGGGCCAACAAAAAATATTATGATTTACCAGAATTTTTCAAAAAACACAATGTTCACATAGTTTCTTCGATGCCACATTGGACGAGGGGAAAAACAGATAAACAACGTGGCAATGGAGTTTTTGATAAATCCATAAAAGCATTACAAGAATTAAATGCTATTGGTTATGGAATAGAGGGATCAGATTTGAAATTAGATTTAGTGTACAATCCTTCAGGAGCATTTTTACCTGGAGACCAAATGGCATTAGAAAATGATTTCAAAAAAGCATTAAAAGCAGATTTTAATATCGCTTTTCATAGTTTATTTGCGATTACAAATTTACCAATTAGTAGGTTTTTAGATTATTTAATCGCATCAGAAAACTATGAAGATTATATGTATAATTTGGTAGAAGCTTATAACCCTTCTGCAGTAGAAAATGTAATGTGTACGAACACACTTTCTGTAAGTTGGGATGGAAATTTATATGACTGCGATTTTAATCAGATGTTAAATTTAAAGGTCGCTAGTGCAATAAAACACATTTCGGATTACAACGAAAAAATATTACAAGACAGAAATATTATTGTTAATCAACATTGTTATGGATGCACAGCAGGAGCTGGAAGTAGCTGTCAAGGAGTTGTTGCTTAA